Proteins encoded in a region of the Quercus lobata isolate SW786 chromosome 8, ValleyOak3.0 Primary Assembly, whole genome shotgun sequence genome:
- the LOC115954898 gene encoding aspartic proteinase A1-like, translated as MNTKYRASLASLLLLLLLCPTVFSASNDGMIRIGLKKKKLDQSNRLGGRIDSKEQAKPRSPTRKYYLNGHLGDSEDASIVELKNYMDAQYYGEIGIGTPAQKFTVIFDTGSSNLWVPSAKCYFSVACFFHSKYKSGQSSSYQKNGKTAEIHYGTGAISGFFSQDHVKLGDLVVQNQDFIEATREPSITFLAAKFDGILGLGFQEISVGNAVPVWYNMVDQGLVQDPVFSFWLNRNIEGEEGGEIVFGGVDSDHYNGEHTYVPVTQKGYWQFDLDDVLVGGETTGFCGDGCSAIADSGTSLLAGPTTVVTQINHAIGASGIVSQECKTVVAQYGKAILDMLATEAQPQKICSQIGFCTFDGTRGVSMGIESVLDENKDKTSDGVHDAMCTACEMAVVWMANQLRRNQTEEQILNYVNQLCERLPSPNGESAVDCSSLSSMPDVSFTIGGQVFDLAPEQYVLKVGEGVAAQCISGFIALDVPPPRGPLWILGDVFMGRYHTVFDYGNSRVGFAEAA; from the exons ATGAATACCAAATATAGAGCCAGTTTGGCCAGTCTTCTTCTCTTGTTGCTTCTGTGCCCGACTGTTTTTTCTGCATCAAATGATGGGATGATCAGAATTGGactgaaaaagaagaaattagaTCAAAGCAACCGGCTTGGTGGACGAATTGACTCTAAGGAACAGGCAAAACCAAGATCTCCTACCAGAAAATATTATCTCAATGGTCATCTTGGAGACTCTGAGGATGCTAGTATTGTTGAACTAAAGAACTATATGGATGCTCAGTATTATGGTGAGATTGGTATTGGCACACCTGCACAAAAATTCACTGTGATATTTGACACAGGAAGTTCTAATCTTTGGGTACCCTCGGCCAAGTGTTATTTCTCA GTTGCTTGCTTTTTTCACTCAAAGTATAAGTCCGGCCAATCAAGTAGCTACCAAAAGAATG GTAAAACTGCTGAGATCCATTATGGAACTGGAGCAATCTCAGGTTTCTTTAGCCAGGACCATGTCAAACTTGGTGATCTGGTCGTTCAGAATCAG GATTTTATTGAGGCAACCAGGGAGCCGAGTATCACATTCTTGGCAGCCAAGTTTGATGGTATACTTGGACTTGGATTTCAAGAGATCTCAGTTGGGAATGCTGTTCCTGTTTG GTATAATATGGTTGATCAAGGTCTTGTACAAGACCctgttttttcattttggttaaACCGCAATATTGAAGGGGAAGAAGGGGGTGAGATTGTGTTTGGTGGGGTTGATTCTGATCATTACAACGGTGAGCACACCTATGTTCCTGTGACTCAGAAAGGCTATTGGCAG TTTGATTTGGATGATGTACTAGTTGGTGGTGAAACAACTG GATTTTGTGGTGATGGTTGTTCAGCAATTGCTGATTCTGGAACATCTCTGTTAGCAGGCCCAACG ACTGTTGTTACTCAAATTAATCATGCGATTGGAGCGTCTGGGATTGTAAGCCAAGAATGCAAGACAGTGGTTGCACAATATGGGAAAGCCATACTGGACATGCTGGCAACTGAG GCACAGCCACAAAAAATCTGCTCCCAGATTGGTTTCTGTACTTTTGATGGGACTCGTGGTGTTAG TATGGGCATTGAGAGTGTGTTGGATGAAAACAAAGACAAGACATCTGATGGGGTGCATGATGCCATGTGTACCGCTTGTGAGATGGCAGTGGTATGGATGGCAAATCAGTTGAGGCGGAATCAGACAGAAGAGCAGATATTGAATTATGTCAATCAg CTGTGTGAACGGCTTCCTAGTCCAAATGGAGAATCAGCAGTTGATTGCAGCAGTCTATCTTCCATGCCTGATGTTTCGTTCACCATTGGTGGTCAAGTATTTGACCTTGCACCGGAGCAG TATGTTCTTAAAGTGGGTGAGGGAGTTGCAGCTCAATGCATTAGCGGATTTATTGCTTTGGATGTGCCCCCCCCTCGTGGACCTCTCTG